GTAAGCAGCTAAATATCCAAAGCTAAAGTGCTACCTTATATGGTTATATGTTGTATGATTACTTTGGAAAGGTTGATAGAGTTCATTTTATATAACAAAGAGACAgtaattgaatttgaaatggTTGAGGCCCAATTTCAGTCCAGCTATTCCAGTTCATTATGATAGGATATACATATGATTGAATCTCATTCTGTCGTGGATAGACAGCGCTGCCAGTTATACATTAACAGGCAACATCCTTGAGAACACTGGGTGAAATGTAACTGACCAGCTTAACATTCAGCTACACACTCCTGGACagcttttaaaactgttttccaCTATTGCATGATGAATTTCATAATTACGGTTAATAAGTTACTCTACTGGTACGGTAGAAGAGACACGTGTTCTGGTCTACAGGAAGTCAAGAGCGCAGAGGAATAGCACCCTGGAGCAGGTAGGGATTCAGTATCCTGCAGTTAAAAGCACTTCAGcagatgtttttctgttattgtcaCCTTAGAAGATGTCTGCCGAACACAGTCTGATGGTCTGATGGCGCAGAGAAAGTTACTAGAACCAACTGTGTTCCTGCTCTTGCCACGCTATACATTTTATAGGTAAATAACCAATTCACAGATCTGTATTTTCATCATACAGGCCTCAACAAACGCTTCCATCCACAGTATGTAGCACAAGGTTTCAGCCTGTCTGCTGTGTAAATTATTACATGGTTTAGCAGCATGCTAGCTAACAGCCTTGTCATACATATGAGGCCAGGCTTTAGTTCAGGATGTTATCAGGCTTGACACAGTCACACTCCCAGTATCTCTATGTGTAATGACACTCAGCCCAAGGGCAATGGTGCCAGCACAGCCTGCATGATGTGAACATGTTGCTGAAGGCTTGTGAGGCCTGTGTACTAATAAATCAGGCAGAGGATAAGAAATGTGTCGAAGTATGTAATATATCACCTAATGTAGCATTTGCTCCTGATAGAATTCACTAAAGCAACAGACTGAACCTGCAGTCCAGCAGCTAAAAGCATTATTAATTTTCTGACCTAAGCTATTGCATGTGAACTGTCAAATGGTTTGCTAAGAACATTAACAACGTACCAAAAAGGTGACCTAAAAAGGATGCAGGCGTATCTAAGAAAAACCTGATTTTTCTGACTGCAGGACAAAATACTGGATTTGTCCTGACATGTTAGAAAACCCTAAAATACTTTGCATAATCTCCTTTAAGACCTGTATCAACCAGCTCAACCACAAAGACCAATGACAAACTGAACAAGTGTAATTATTTTCAAGCTTTTTAATACAAACTTAATAAACTATCAGTCCCTCTTAACATGTAAGACACTGACTCCGAATACTTTGTTATACCGTTTGTTTTATCAAGTATTGCACAATGTAGGTACAAAATTAATATACGATTACATTTTGTCCATAATATAGCAAAAATCTTTAAACTCTTAACAGAAAATACAACTCttatgtttttcaaaaaaagcaaatattcttAAATCCCACCACTACGGAATATTCTGTACACAATCTTTAGAAtagtcaatgttttttttaaagatggattcattttataatttcaataaaaaaagaaaacataaagttGCTGCAGCCATCACAGATCACTGGAGTAGTAAAAAGATATAAATGCAATACCATGTCGTAGAAACAATAGATACTCTGATATTTTACAAACTCTGTACTAAATTAAATTATACAATTAGAAAAAAGACCAGGAAATCCCACTTATTTATGCCAATTCCTTGAAAAATTGGCTGTGTCCAGTTATGTTTAAATACTGAAAGAGGCCATGACTTGTGgtggtattttttttgtctttttttatatcttaaaacagtcacataaaaaaaaatattttgtgctTGGTTGGCAAAAGAAATAACAATGATGCATGTTGAAGTTTAGGTAACCAAGCTTGGACATCTTGTACTACAAGCTTCATcatttaggggaaaaaaaaaaaaaaaggtataacTCAAGGGGGCAAAGTAGTTCACCCTCGGGCTCATGCTCTTAAGACTCGTAACATAGATCTTACAGTTGACAAGtcactttttccttttatcCTTGACATTCTGTTCttgtttacacttttttttttcaaaatgtgcatttgtgtttgtttccccCCTATCACATTATCTCTGGTCGTTTCTGTGTGAAGTAGTAGCTTAAGTAGTACCTTTACGTGTACTAGTTGGCCATAACTGGCTGGAATTGCTGGTTAGAATACTGCATGTTGTTCAAGCTGAAATTCAAGCCATCCATAAGGGACTTGTCGTTAAGGCCACCATAGGCCGCAAACATGTCGAAGGCATTGCTGTACTGCAGCGGGCTGAGGCTGAGCGAGCTGTCCCCAGGGAAGAGAGCACTCTGGCTGCCCTGGCCCTGCAGGCTGGGGAACACAAACTCCTTGGCATTGGGGGACAGGGCTGAGGGCttctggtgctgctgctgctgctgcgttcCGAGGCCCAACCCGTACAGAGAGTGCATGGAGGTGGAGATGGCTTTCTGTTTCAGGAGACTGTTCACATTCAGGCCCAGGTTGGTGGGAGAGGTACGTGCAACCTTGTTCCCAGCACTACTGCTGCCATTGTTGTTGCGTCCACTGCTCTTCATCTTAGTGGAGCCAAACTTGGTGGCGGCAAAGGTGGCAGTTGTGAAGGTTAAAGGCTGCGTGGAGCGGGGCATAAAGGTGGGGCTGACGGCTGCCGAGTGACCGAAAGGAGGAGAGGGTGAGCTGGAGCCCGGAGAGGTGCCATTCACAGGCTCATTGATAGGCATGAAGACCTGTGCGTCGGGATTGAAACTGTTCTTGATCTCCTTGTCCAGATCAATCCCCCCACTGTTAGCTCCACTTTCATTGCTGTCGTCAACATACAATACTTTGACGGGACCCTTCTCCCCAATCTGGTAGGACACCTCAAAGGGGTCAATCCACACGCTGAGGTCCTGGGGCAGGTTGTTGCGGACATCCTCAATGTCCAGCCCACTCTCTTTGGCTGCCTTCTCCACCACAGGGTCCACTTTCTCCCCCACGTGGATGCATCTGAATCCTGAGCCCTTGTATGGCTTTTCTGGGTACCAGTGTCCCTCATATTTCTGCTTCAGCTGCCGCTCCAGCTCCTCGCCGAAGATGTTGACCCGTCGCCTTGGCAGCTTGTTATACAGGTACGAGATGATGAAGTTGAGAGCTACTTGGATTTCAAGCTGCATAGCTGACTGCTGAAGTTTATCAGGTGCGTGAAGATTAGgtgtgtctgaatgtgtccACTAGGTCTGCTTTGTTTATCCGTGGTTGGCAACACAGATGCTCTCCAGGCAGGATGGCGAAAGCAACCGGAATTCAGATCAAACAGGTTCAAAAGCAAAAGTGCTGGTTTCTTAGAAGTGGTGTCTTTCCACAGGGTGTGGTATTTATTTCCTGTGACAATcgaaagagaaaaatgaatttagatttcattcatttcaagaTGTTACACAGTAATCATAAAACATACATTCATAAGTGagtgttaagttttttttttttttttttttttttaagagagcactgagtgaaatatttactttttggCTGCTTGAGACCACAACTGCAGACTTTATGAGGAGAGTGCGTAAGTGTCCTTTAATTATTAACCATTTGCAGTCTGAAGTACCACTGTATGTTGCAGTTTTAACTGCTGTAAGCTCAAATATCATACACTGAATGTCATAAGAAAGACAACCAAAGCAGAATTTCAAAGCTACAAATTAGATAGGGGGGAAATGTGCAGCTATTGCAGAAATAATGACAGATGGTCAATTGATTTCTTTCTTGTTGATCtgtttatacatatatttgtttatctaaATGGCAAAAAGCAGGTATTGAGCACATTAATCTCACACTAGCACTCAGGAATCCTGTTACATAATAGGCTGCTGGATAGCCTCCATACAGCAGGAGACCGCAAACTAATGCGAAGTAGTTGCATTAAATTAACGAAAATGGTAAACTTATCCGAGGAAATGCCCAGCCAATAATGTCTAATAGAGGATAAGTTGGCGAGGAAATCATTTGGGTGGATTTCAAAGCTTACAATCGTGTCAGTGGGGCTGGTTTGATATGCGTGAGGCACAGCCGATTAGTCGAGGTGCTtcctacattaaaaacaatgttgaaaTAAGACTTAACCCACTATGGCTACACCCATGTCTGGCAATTTTACACAGCAAAGAGGAAATACTGGAAcacagctttaaataaaatgaaaatgtacaaCACATAAAAATTAAACGCAAAGACACAACTTGGGCTAAAATCATCCTCGCCAAGAGCTGGATTGAACGGAAGGATCTCGAGGCTCCTTAAATACCTCACAGTCGGTTAATTTGTTCATCATATGGGAAAGAAGCTGCACTGGGGAATAACTGCAACATTATCGCCTCCCTCACGAAGCTGCCCTTGAAGACAGTATCCTATAGGAGATTCCTCACAGTTGTGAAATGGCTACAGGTCTTGATTAATCTTATCGGTTTTACAAAGTTAGAGGCATATTGTTGCAATTTCACAAGAATTGCAGGGGAGCAATGGTTTTAACAGCCGATATCGACCGCAATTGAGATTAAAAGACACAATAAAGTAGATAAGGTAGGCTACTGGGGAAATTCGCGAGCATATCAGACGCATTTCAAGGCTCTATGGAAATATTATTGCCATATAGCCTATCATTTTTTGAACTgagataagagaaaaaaaggacatgCTACACGTTTCTATCGCACGCACGCGCctccccccacacacatacacacacacacaccctccctaACTTCGTGGACTGACGCAGCAAATCAGCTTAGTAAGTATGAGCTACAATACGACAGCAAGCCAAATGAAGACACATatcgcacacacacaagtaacagAGACAAGTCAGCTGAATATACTtacttttttgtaaaaaaaaaaaaaaaaaaaaacaaagattctCAGTAGTTCTGAAGTACCGTTAGTTAgtgcaaatagaaaaaaagtataaatactTTCTTCACATAGAATATATTATCAACATTACAAAAAAGTATTCCAGTACATGAAGATTTCGGAGGATTGGCGTTTGCTTCGGTTTCTGTTTTTAAGGTTATTTTgcgtttttttcctctttcagcaggCTTGCAATGTAGCTCCCTCCTACTCGGGAGTTTTGCAACTTCGTCCCCCTTCTGTTACAGTGTTGCCTTTATTTATAGCTTTCCTCCGCCATGGGCACGAGGTAGGCGGTGATGCGGTTTCAGAGGTCAAAACAATGCGAGGGGCTGTGATTGGACTACAGTCCGAGTCCCGCCCTCTGAGTGATGCCCGAGTCCTGCGCTCATTGGTTGATCTGCGCTGACAATCCGAGACATATGATTCTGTGAAATGGGAGAGACGCCTATGGTGAGCGCTTGCGTCAGAGATAACCTAGGTCTGTGCTGACAGCAAAAGGCAAAAGTAATTAATGTTAACACAAACGATATTATATAAAGATATATCCTGCCTGTGTCTGAATTGTCTTGAATTAAATACTCTGTATTGTAGACTATGTTTTACAGGCTAAACCTTTTCCACTAGTCAGGAACATACTGTATAGGCAGGTCTTCACCATCACACAAAAATCAGGGACACTGTGCTATTAATTAATATACGTAGGTATTGTACTGCACATAACATGCTGCTCTTTTAATGCCTGTGCCATGTTTAGGCTAAATACCGGACAACTGAGCCTCAGAAGCAGCCATTTGTGCGACTATAATCTCATTTATATCATATACTTACCTATTATCAAAAATTGTTCATAGGCTTTAAGACCACATTTGCGTGACCTGCCACgaaaaaatgcagtttatgATGAATATATATTGCCTGAGAGGAGATTCCCTACAGCGGAACAATACAGCTGGCAGCAGTGTGGGTGGTGCTCAATGCTATCTAGAAAAACACATGCGCTGATTGGTCTAAAACGGGGCAGGAACCCTACGGTGAATGGTGTGTCCGTATCCAAGGTGCTGATGTAGGCTGCGCACGTCATTGATCGGCTGAACGCACGCTGTTGCCAAATTTAAAGAGCACTAACACACAAAGGTGTATATATTCATGATATGAAGTCACTGCCCCACAAT
The genomic region above belongs to Thunnus albacares chromosome 17, fThuAlb1.1, whole genome shotgun sequence and contains:
- the tob1a gene encoding protein Tob1a → MQLEIQVALNFIISYLYNKLPRRRVNIFGEELERQLKQKYEGHWYPEKPYKGSGFRCIHVGEKVDPVVEKAAKESGLDIEDVRNNLPQDLSVWIDPFEVSYQIGEKGPVKVLYVDDSNESGANSGGIDLDKEIKNSFNPDAQVFMPINEPVNGTSPGSSSPSPPFGHSAAVSPTFMPRSTQPLTFTTATFAATKFGSTKMKSSGRNNNGSSSAGNKVARTSPTNLGLNVNSLLKQKAISTSMHSLYGLGLGTQQQQQHQKPSALSPNAKEFVFPSLQGQGSQSALFPGDSSLSLSPLQYSNAFDMFAAYGGLNDKSLMDGLNFSLNNMQYSNQQFQPVMAN